From the Melanotaenia boesemani isolate fMelBoe1 chromosome 9, fMelBoe1.pri, whole genome shotgun sequence genome, the window gtttgtttcttttttataggATGTTTAGGGGTCTACAAATCCCATTTTGGGCTTGTCCCATAAGACCGTCCCTGCTGTTGAGAGAATCCCACCTGTCAGCTTTCTCTGAACACATTGGATCAGGATGGCAGGGAGCAAGGCATGAAAAAATATATGGAAGAGGCTTAAGTAAGGATGGATCATCATTATCAACAAGGACCTCTGAAAACCTCTTAGCCAAAGCCATTTTAAGCCATCATCTTCACCCTCAGGTCTCTGCAACAACCAAACAACTGTCTTATCTAGTAAACACTTTCTGGGACTGTTTAATCAACAGCACTTTCCTTCAGCGTCTGAGAAGTCCATTGGACTTAAGCCATCCTTCACTTAGTTGGATCAATAAGAATCAGTGCAACCCTCTACAAAGCCATCTACATCATAGACAGCACCCTGTTAGCTCTTCCAGTTTGTCAACACATAAGCTGTGGATTTTAAACAAGTTTAACTGTAAATCACTACCCTTCAGCCACTTTTTTCATCAAACCAGAGCTGCTCATCAGGCTGCCCCTAGTTTGGCAGACACCTGGAGGGACAGCCTATcccctgaaaatgaaaacaggtgTCGACAGACCCTGGGGTCCAACTGCAAACTTTATGAGATGGACAAGGTGAGAAAAGGGGCAAGCCAGACGCGGGGGAGGAACCAGGGGAAATGGGCTTCTATCCTGGTCTGTCTTTGCTCTGTCGAAGGTGAACCTGCATTTCTTTTCACGCTGCGCTCCAGCACACTGAAGGGCAGACACAAAGGAGACGTCAGGTTAGTGTCCGGCTTGAAGCTTGCTACAGAATGTTAGAGTTGCTGATCAGAGAGCTGTATGTGTCATCCTGTTTTTTCCAGCTTCGCTGGTGGGAAGAGTGACCCATCAGACAAAGATGTGGTGGCCACAGCATTGCGGGAAGCCTGGGAGGAGCTGGGTGTTAATGTGGAAGCTGAGCGGGTTTGGGGCATCATGAAACCTCTGGTGGATATGGTGAGTtgggctgttttttgttttaattcatttaaagttTCACAACAGAATATTTACTCCTTTTGAATCTGCTGACATATTCATAATCAGATCATTCcaaattaaagtattctccttcgAAATAGAAATTCCAAATGGTCTCTTGTGTCTGAACTACAAAAATCAAaatttgtaaacacaaattTGATGGAAACTTACAATGAGTCAAGATTATAAACGAGAGGAAGTTTTTTTAAGCGGGTAAAAATGTTAATatcttgaatgtttttttgtctttttctgagaTTGTGTTTGTCTTTCCAGTCAGGAATGATGATTGCTCCTGTGCTGGCTAACCTCGGTCCTCTAGAAGAGTTGACTTTCAAACCAAACCCTGAGGAGGTATAGTCAACCTAAATTTCATATGTGTTGAAATAGCTAGGTACTGACAAGAGGTTTTTTAACTgcctttcattttgtttttctttcatttgacaCATCAGCATAAAAATTTGTATGGATACATTTCTGTGCAAATGTGTTGTTATTCCTCCTTTTTATATGTGCCAACAAATGCTTCAAGTTGTTAGATGTGTAGTTATGGTTTATATTTATTGAGTttggtgggtttttttttaatacttgaATGTTTCAGAGGTCAGTTTTAGGTGGGTAACAAAGACATTTCTCATAAAATGGTCATGTTCAAAAACTGCactgaaaattaaaaagctgaaatagccaatgcacaaagaaaacaactgaaatatcttctaaaaacatgttttgtttttttttatcaaaagtgGACCTTTTTCAGGATGGAACCAATAAAATGCAtgatagtttttttcttttacaggtgGAGGAAATCTTCACTTTGTCCGTGGCGCACCTGTGCAACCCCCTAAACCGCGGCTACACCCACTTTCGCATTGGTGACAAGTATGGATACACAATGCCGGTGTTTCGTAACGGGAAACATCGGGTCTGGGGCCTGACTGCCGTTGCCCTGGATCAGACCCTGAAACTTGTTGTACCTCCAGAATAGCTCGGGCACAGACTTCTTAAAGTTTCCGGTGTTTGAAGCGATGCCATGTTGTGTGCATTCTGACTTTGAACCACAAAATCATGTCAGGAACCAGTGAAGAAAAATCTATTTGTTCACTCTCATTCGTagagtttttttaaaatcaagaaaaagcTTTTCATCCTTTGCATCGGCTAAGCCTCAGATGTAAGAAACTACACTGAAAAGGTTTGGTGTATAAAGACAGGCCTGCATTCAcatcactgaaaaaaatattttaagatcTGTCAATTGGTTTGGAAAGCAGATATGAATAAATGacaaagcaaatatttaaaaaaacctgATTCTTACATAAATGTTAggtttttaaatagtttaataGAATGATGAGTCAGCTTATTCCATAACTTCTAAATtcttagatttttatttatgtcaaatCAACGAAGCACGTCTGTAAAAGACTATGATTTCCAGCTGGATCCCATTTATTCTGTTGCCCATGTTATCTCACTACGGATCAAATCTCGACTGTGAACAATAACGCTATAGAAGCACATTAATGTGTGAAGTGTGAAAAAACAAtgcaataaagtttattttattttaacgcTACTCTCTCAgtggttttaatttttgtttctgtttgataTTGTTGTCATCAAAGCAACAAGTAGAACAAAAAGCACAATCTGACTTCTACTTGAGGCTGTAAACTTAGACTTTGCTTTGTTAGAACTGGagtaaggcaagtttatttttatagtacATGTCATACAACACAATTCAAAGttcttcacataaaacataaacagaaactCTAAACCTTTTCAATCTCTATATGTCTAGTTTCAATTTACATGATATAAATTGCTGCTTCTCCACAGTTCTGAGCACACGAATAACAAAATGCATATTAAGTCTTGTTTCCAGATGTATCAGGTGCAGGCCTTCAGTCCTTGAACTTGTTACAAAACCGCTATTTCCCGGTTGTAAGCTAGTTGGATGCGATATCCTGCAAAAACACATCCACGTTTACACATTGTTGCAGTCAAAGCTTCAAGGCTGTGAACACTCCATGGGGTCCTGTGAGTCGGGCAGGAGGTGGCAGTTGAACGGCCAGCTGAAGGAGAAGAGGTCCAGGGCTTGGCTGCACTGCTGCTCAGCAGAGGAGCAGACGGAGCGGCAGGGCTGGAGGACGCCGCCGTGAGGGCTGCACTGAGGAAGGAACATCCCACACACCAACCTCTGCAGCGGCTCGAAGCACGCCAGCTCCATTAGCACCTGGGAgacaaaaccaagaaaaagtgtgtgtggcCTGAAGGACAGTAAACAACAGTTGTCAGATAAAGTGATAATGTTGCATCTCTGTTGTAAGTTATGTACGGTAGCTTCTACCCGATATTGTCGCAGGAGTGTGGCAGCTTCCCTCTGGTCCGCAATGGACAGCCAGATGTTGGGGAATGAGGTGAGGTTGTAGCTGAGGCCCTGACACATCTCCACCTCTATTAACTCACATGATGAAGCTGGTttaatagttaaaggattttcttttagtcttttcctttatatttaaatttaaaaatattacagcTATAACATGTCCaatttgaacttttatttacttatacTAAGCTAAATCACTGTTTGCATAGCCCCGGaaattaatatcaaattaaTGCATCAACTTCTCAGTGGTggaggagacaaaaacagctCCAGGTTGGAGATAACATGGACTCACTAAAGGGAGGGTAAGTGGAATTTCCACAGCCCAGTTCATCAGCTCCATCTGGGCAGTCATTCCATCCATCACACAGCCACTGGTGCTGAAGACACTCCCCCGTACTGCAGGTGAA encodes:
- the nudt8 gene encoding nucleoside diphosphate-linked moiety X motif 8, with the protein product MFRGLQIPFWACPIRPSLLLRESHLSAFSEHIGSGWQGARHEKIYGRGLSKDGSSLSTRTSENLLAKAILSHHLHPQVSATTKQLSYLVNTFWDCLINSTFLQRLRSPLDLSHPSLSWINKNQCNPLQSHLHHRQHPVSSSSLSTHKLWILNKFNCKSLPFSHFFHQTRAAHQAAPSLADTWRDSLSPENENRCRQTLGSNCKLYEMDKVRKGASQTRGRNQGKWASILVCLCSVEGEPAFLFTLRSSTLKGRHKGDVSFAGGKSDPSDKDVVATALREAWEELGVNVEAERVWGIMKPLVDMSGMMIAPVLANLGPLEELTFKPNPEEVEEIFTLSVAHLCNPLNRGYTHFRIGDKYGYTMPVFRNGKHRVWGLTAVALDQTLKLVVPPE